A genomic window from Serinus canaria isolate serCan28SL12 chromosome 4A, serCan2020, whole genome shotgun sequence includes:
- the PRRG3 gene encoding transmembrane gamma-carboxyglutamic acid protein 3, protein MAMFLGARNAHSLLRRFPRANGFLEEIRQGTIERECIEEVCSYEEVKEVFENKEKTMEFWKGYTSSVYSVKDPGHSTERSDAMYVVVPLLGVALLIVIALFIIWRCQLQKATRHRPSYAQNRYLASRTGRSLPRVMVYRERSQSQGETQYQREASSRGAADARAGGTPQPDGTLCPPEHSVSVLSRLSSATPPPSYEEVTGHPESSSSGEETSVSYNEPPPKYEEIVATAPAAGK, encoded by the exons TGTTCTTGGGGGCCAGGAATGCCCACTCGCTCCTGAGACGCTTTCCCAGAGCCAATGGCTTCCTGGAGGAGATCCGGCAGGGCACCATCGAGCGGGAGTGCATCGAGGAGGTCTGCAGCTATGAGGAGGTCAAGGAGGTGTTTGAGAACAAGGAGAAGACG ATGGAGTTCTGGAAAGGCTACACCAGCTCTGTGTACTCTGTCAAGGACCCCGGGCACAGCACGGAGCGCTCTGACGCTATGTACGTGGTGGTGCCCCTCTTGGGAGTGGCTCTTCTCATAGTCATCGCCCTCTTCATCATCTGGAGGTGCCAGCTGCAGAAGGCCACCCGCCACCGCCCCTCCTACGCCCAGAACCGTTACCTGGCCAGCCGGACGGGCCGCAGCCTGCCCAGGGTCATGGTGTACCGGGAGCGCTCGCAGAGCCAAGGGGAGACCCAGTACCAGCGGGAGGCCAGCAGCCGGGGAGCCGCGGATGCCCGAGCCGGGGGCACCCCCCAGCCAGACGGCACCCTGTGCCCGCCCGAGCATTCTGTCTCCGTCCTCTCCAGACTGTCCAGTGCCACGCCCCCGCCTTCCTACGAGGAGGTGACGGGCCACCcggagagcagcagcagcggcgaGGAGACCAGCGTCTCTTACAACGAGCCTCCGCCCAAGTACGAGGAGATCGTGGCCACGGCCCCTGCCGCGGGCAAATAG
- the LOC103824242 gene encoding mitochondrial fission factor homolog A yields the protein MWPLWGLDLNRVRCDLLFTEAINQRMQVPSRLKVAESCSPGDRGTVAEDVPASLRMHIPERISLAEVSDTGLRPVLLTQPRKVPSVVVHVSPDPCGDVPFLPPASRASTQRRKRSGHHSSRARRDRTPSDSAQLALHSPGQHHEGPDSCPLPAPSAPLPLFTEAGRIYSMQNIFQTMYLLGQVLFHRVQDSLRDPAPCSSQEPTPAAESTSEEAGVTEVAAMRRQLARISGRLRVLEEQCHAWRQKEALVYSVMISACLFNTWLWLRR from the exons ATGTGGCCCCTCTGGGGACTGGACCTGAACCGGGTGCGGTGTGACCTGCTCTTCACAGAGGCCATCAACCAGAGGATGCAGGTTCCCAGCAGGCTGAAGgtggcagagagctgcagccctggggacagggggacagtgGCAGAGGATGTCCCTGCGTCCTTGCGGATGCACATCCCTGAGAGGATTTCTCTGGCAG AGGTATCAGACACCGGTTTGAGGCCAGTGCTGTTGACCCAGCCAAGGAAGGTCCCCTCTGTTGTGGTGCACGTGTCCCCAGACCCCTGTGGGGACGTCCCTTTCCTGcccccagccagcagagccagcacccAGCGACGCAAGCGATCG ggccaccacagcagcagggcacgGAGGGACAGGACCCCGAgtgacagtgcccagctggccttgcacagcccaggacagcaccaTGAGGG GCCAGactcctgtcccctgcctgctcccagtgccccacTGCCCCTCTTcacagaggcaggcaggatCTACTCCATGCAGAACATCTTCCAGACCATGTACCTCCTGGGCCAGGTGCTCTTCCACCGTGTCCAGGACTCCCTGCGGGACCCGGCGCCATGCAG ctcccaggagcccaccccagctgcagagagcacctCGGAGGAGGCGGGTGTGACAGAGGTGGCAGCAATGAGAAGGCAG CTGGCCAGGATCTCGGGGAGGCTGCGtgtgctggaggagcagtgCCACGCCTGGAGGCAGAAGGAGGCCCTGGTGTACTCTGTGATGATCTCTGCTTGCCTCTTCAACACCTGGCTCTGGCTCAGAAGATGA